A single genomic interval of Alistipes provencensis harbors:
- a CDS encoding energy transducer TonB produces the protein METKKSFKADLGNKRGLLLEIGLVVALVFVVAAFAYTPKEYRIEQRSLAYAPVVDVQMTEITREKPREAVRKVEVKPIGDVIQIVRNDRKIQTDIPFEEFDEHTPIELVPVEPEPIVDDEVFLVAETMPAFMNGSIETFRAWVMQNVKFPQIALENNIQGRVVLSFVIDKDGRLTNIEVLQAPDRSLAEEAVRVLNKSPKWSPGKQRNQTVRVRFTLPVDFRVQN, from the coding sequence ATGGAGACTAAAAAATCATTCAAGGCGGACCTCGGGAATAAGCGGGGCCTCCTGTTGGAGATCGGCTTGGTAGTGGCACTGGTTTTTGTGGTTGCTGCCTTTGCTTATACGCCGAAAGAGTACCGGATCGAGCAGCGTAGTCTGGCCTATGCGCCGGTCGTCGATGTGCAGATGACCGAAATCACCCGCGAGAAACCCCGTGAGGCGGTCCGAAAGGTCGAGGTCAAACCCATTGGGGATGTGATCCAGATCGTCCGGAACGACCGGAAGATTCAGACGGATATCCCGTTTGAGGAATTCGACGAGCATACCCCGATCGAACTGGTTCCTGTGGAACCCGAACCGATCGTTGACGACGAGGTTTTTCTGGTGGCCGAAACGATGCCGGCATTTATGAACGGCAGTATCGAGACCTTCCGGGCGTGGGTGATGCAGAACGTGAAATTCCCGCAGATCGCCCTTGAGAACAACATTCAGGGCCGCGTGGTCCTGTCGTTCGTGATCGACAAGGACGGACGCCTGACCAACATCGAGGTGTTGCAGGCCCCCGACCGCTCGCTGGCCGAAGAGGCGGTCCGCGTGCTGAACAAATCGCCGAAATGGAGCCCCGGCAAGCAGCGGAACCAGACGGTGCGTGTGAGATTCACCCTGCCGGTCGATTTTCGCGTGCAGAATTGA
- a CDS encoding energy transducer TonB, protein MEIKKSPKADLQNKRGLLLEIGLVIALGLVIGAFAYTPKEHRIEKVDLQAAIVEEEITEITRQDQKPPEAPRKVELKVITDLLQVVTNDTKITTEVDFAEFDENTEVIQQVEVAEETIEDDQPFLIAETMPSFQGGDLNTFRNWVQQNVKFPQIALENGIQGRVVLSFVIEKDGRLTNIQVLQTPDRSLSEEAIRVLSKSPKWSPGKQRNQVVRVKYTLPVDFRVQN, encoded by the coding sequence ATGGAAATCAAGAAATCACCCAAAGCGGACCTTCAGAACAAGCGGGGTCTTCTGCTCGAAATCGGTCTGGTCATTGCACTCGGTCTTGTGATCGGGGCTTTCGCGTATACGCCGAAGGAGCACCGAATTGAAAAAGTCGACCTGCAGGCGGCCATCGTCGAAGAGGAGATCACCGAGATCACCCGTCAGGACCAGAAGCCGCCCGAGGCTCCCCGTAAGGTGGAGCTGAAGGTGATCACCGACCTGCTGCAGGTCGTGACCAACGACACGAAGATCACCACCGAGGTCGACTTCGCCGAGTTCGACGAGAATACCGAGGTGATCCAGCAGGTCGAGGTGGCCGAGGAGACCATCGAGGACGACCAGCCGTTCCTGATCGCCGAGACGATGCCCTCGTTTCAGGGCGGCGACCTCAATACGTTCCGCAACTGGGTGCAGCAGAATGTGAAGTTCCCGCAGATCGCCCTCGAGAACGGCATTCAGGGCCGCGTGGTCCTGTCGTTCGTGATCGAGAAGGACGGCCGTCTGACCAACATTCAGGTGTTGCAGACCCCCGACCGCTCGCTCTCCGAGGAGGCCATCCGCGTGCTGAGCAAGTCGCCGAAGTGGAGCCCGGGCAAGCAGCGTAACCAGGTGGTGCGCGTCAAGTACACCCTTCCGGTAGACTTCCGCGTACAGAACTAA
- the rlmN gene encoding 23S rRNA (adenine(2503)-C(2))-methyltransferase RlmN, whose product MAERETLYGKTPEELAALCSGLGMPRFAARQIARWLYVRHTEDPLLMTDIAAAHRQRLADAFAPALSAPERVTESADGTKKYLFRISGGHFIESAYIPDGERATLCVSSQAGCRMGCRFCATGRQGLQRSLTAAEILNQIVSLPERDKLTNVVFTGMGEPLDNTGEVLRALEILTAEWGFGWSPTRITLSTAGVVPELRRFLDATKVHLAVSLHNPFHEERAEIMPVERAWPIAEVAAILREYDFTHQRRVSFEYIVMSGLNDSPRHIRELTRLLNGIKCRINLIRFHKIPDSPYFSPDDAAMVRFRDALTARGIQTTIRASRGEDIQAACGLLSTRQKAEL is encoded by the coding sequence ATGGCTGAACGCGAAACATTATACGGCAAAACGCCCGAGGAACTCGCCGCCCTGTGCAGCGGGTTGGGAATGCCGCGTTTCGCCGCGCGGCAGATCGCCCGCTGGCTCTATGTCCGCCATACGGAGGACCCGCTGCTGATGACCGACATCGCCGCCGCACACCGCCAGCGGCTCGCCGATGCGTTCGCCCCGGCGCTGAGCGCCCCGGAGCGGGTCACGGAATCGGCCGACGGCACCAAAAAATACCTGTTCCGCATCTCCGGAGGGCATTTCATCGAGTCGGCCTACATCCCCGACGGCGAGCGGGCCACGCTCTGCGTCTCGTCGCAGGCCGGATGCCGCATGGGCTGCCGGTTCTGCGCCACGGGGCGGCAGGGGCTCCAGCGGTCGCTCACGGCGGCCGAAATCCTCAACCAGATCGTCTCGCTGCCCGAACGCGACAAGCTCACCAACGTCGTTTTCACGGGCATGGGAGAGCCGCTCGACAACACCGGCGAGGTGTTGCGGGCGCTCGAAATCCTCACCGCCGAGTGGGGTTTCGGCTGGTCGCCGACGCGCATCACCCTCTCCACGGCAGGCGTCGTGCCCGAACTCAGACGGTTCCTCGACGCCACGAAGGTCCACCTCGCGGTGAGCCTCCACAACCCTTTCCACGAGGAGCGGGCCGAAATCATGCCCGTCGAACGGGCGTGGCCCATTGCCGAAGTCGCCGCGATCCTGCGCGAATACGACTTCACCCACCAGCGGCGGGTATCGTTCGAATACATCGTGATGAGCGGACTGAACGACTCGCCGCGCCACATCCGCGAACTGACGCGGCTGCTGAACGGCATCAAATGCCGCATCAACCTGATCCGCTTCCACAAGATTCCCGATTCGCCCTATTTCTCGCCGGACGATGCGGCGATGGTCCGTTTCCGCGACGCGCTGACGGCCCGGGGCATTCAGACCACCATCCGCGCCTCACGGGGCGAGGATATTCAGGCAGCCTGCGGCCTATTAAGCACCCGGCAAAAAGCCGAACTCTAA
- a CDS encoding thioredoxin fold domain-containing protein has product MKKLFLILLLALCAGAVQAQVKFETKSTDAVREMAVKQGKLVFIDLYADWCPPCRMMEREVFSRKDVGEFMDQRFVAAKYNTDKPTGRELLKKYGSGSIPLYLVFNTRGELLGRITGAADAETFMDNLRTIIARQKPLKKQP; this is encoded by the coding sequence ATGAAAAAACTGTTTTTAATCCTCCTGCTGGCACTCTGCGCGGGCGCCGTGCAGGCTCAGGTGAAGTTCGAGACCAAATCAACGGACGCCGTGCGCGAAATGGCCGTCAAGCAGGGAAAGCTGGTATTCATCGACCTCTATGCCGACTGGTGTCCCCCGTGCCGGATGATGGAGCGGGAGGTCTTTTCGCGCAAGGACGTGGGTGAATTCATGGACCAGCGGTTCGTGGCCGCCAAATACAACACCGACAAGCCCACGGGCCGCGAACTGCTGAAGAAATACGGCAGCGGCTCGATTCCGCTCTACCTCGTGTTCAACACCCGAGGCGAACTGCTGGGCCGCATCACGGGCGCCGCCGATGCCGAGACCTTCATGGACAATCTCCGCACGATCATCGCCCGGCAGAAGCCGCTTAAAAAGCAGCCTTAA
- a CDS encoding 16S rRNA (guanine(527)-N(7))-methyltransferase RsmG encodes MELIEKYFPDLTDLQRERFAALYDLYAEWNAKINVVSRKDFDQLYLRHVLHSLAIAKVCTFGDGARILDVGCGGGFPSGPLAILFPRAPFTAAGSIRKKITVVEGVAASLGLENLTPRCVRVETLKERFDYVVSRAVTAMPEFVKWVWPLIERGENGSLPNGILYLKGGDLAEELALTGRRWYLYDIPRFFEEDFFETKKVVYTPR; translated from the coding sequence ATGGAATTGATCGAGAAATATTTTCCGGACCTTACCGATTTGCAGCGCGAGCGGTTTGCGGCGCTGTACGACCTTTACGCCGAGTGGAACGCGAAGATCAACGTCGTCTCGCGCAAGGATTTCGACCAGCTCTACCTGCGCCATGTGCTGCACTCGCTGGCCATCGCCAAGGTCTGCACGTTCGGCGACGGCGCGCGCATCCTCGACGTGGGGTGCGGCGGGGGGTTTCCGTCGGGGCCGCTGGCGATCCTCTTCCCCCGGGCGCCTTTCACCGCCGCGGGTTCGATCCGCAAGAAGATAACCGTGGTCGAAGGGGTCGCGGCGAGCCTCGGGCTCGAAAACCTCACGCCCCGCTGCGTGCGGGTCGAGACCCTGAAGGAGCGTTTCGACTACGTCGTTTCGCGGGCCGTGACGGCCATGCCGGAGTTTGTGAAGTGGGTCTGGCCCCTGATCGAGCGGGGAGAGAATGGCTCGCTGCCGAACGGCATCCTCTACCTCAAGGGCGGCGATCTGGCCGAGGAACTGGCCCTCACCGGCCGTCGGTGGTACCTCTACGACATCCCGCGCTTCTTCGAAGAGGATTTCTTCGAGACCAAGAAAGTGGTCTATACTCCGAGGTAG
- a CDS encoding RNA polymerase sigma factor, with translation MEIADYIVADDRELVDRVLKGDNTAFEYLFNRYRDAIHRLFVQRLGGANDADDLLQETFIKVYINIHRYSADYTFGQWVYTIARNTFIDFVRRRQDDLSIDDRFYAPASSAPTPEESVINLQQRSQIEQYLDRLAPRYRQLILMRFFEEYSYEEIAAKLSLPLGTVKTQIHRAREQMCRLIAAGENK, from the coding sequence ATGGAGATAGCCGACTATATCGTAGCCGATGACCGGGAGCTGGTCGACCGGGTGCTCAAGGGGGACAATACCGCTTTCGAATACCTCTTCAACCGTTACCGCGACGCCATCCACCGGCTGTTCGTGCAGCGGCTGGGCGGTGCGAACGACGCCGACGACCTGTTGCAGGAGACCTTTATCAAGGTCTATATCAACATTCACCGTTACAGCGCCGACTATACGTTCGGGCAGTGGGTCTACACCATCGCCCGCAATACGTTCATCGACTTCGTGCGCCGTCGTCAGGACGACCTGTCGATCGACGACCGCTTCTATGCCCCGGCCTCGAGCGCCCCGACCCCCGAGGAGAGCGTCATCAACCTCCAGCAGCGGTCGCAGATCGAGCAGTACCTCGACCGGCTGGCGCCCCGCTACCGGCAACTGATCCTGATGCGTTTCTTCGAGGAGTACTCCTACGAAGAGATCGCCGCGAAGCTCTCGCTGCCGCTGGGGACAGTCAAAACCCAGATACACCGTGCCCGGGAGCAGATGTGCCGACTGATCGCCGCGGGCGAAAACAAATGA
- a CDS encoding glycosyltransferase, which yields MQFIDNFLACYGWEGAALAGSMLLMLGVQFYYYIFVYGRIPGYKNNRRAAEMETEPPVSVVVPLFSEDYSFVEERLPLILAQNYPDFEVVIVYVGHDSDFYEDLARLKQSFPQITTTKIQLDPRFPISRKMALNVGIKSAHYECMVFTSTDAVPQTDRWLSLMAKGFMRGEIVVGYCGVERRKGLANYLMRTGRMMQSAAWIARAVQRRAYRGTLHNYGFTKRIYFGANGFSHLNMNIGEDDLFMQRVMTRDNVSVILSPRATLREKTWGGMGWWMSQLRYYGSAFRFYPQAVRTYVGWELWSRVLFFATVICALAVMPLEYKIAALALVAVRYVAVALEVRRVARRLGESGIMGRYFIYDLLSPLWAAVLWVMLLRRDDRVWR from the coding sequence ATGCAATTCATCGATAATTTTCTGGCATGCTACGGCTGGGAAGGGGCGGCCCTCGCGGGGTCGATGCTCCTGATGCTCGGTGTGCAGTTCTATTACTATATTTTCGTCTACGGCCGCATCCCCGGGTACAAGAACAACCGGCGTGCGGCGGAGATGGAGACCGAACCGCCCGTGTCGGTGGTCGTGCCCCTCTTTTCCGAGGATTACTCGTTCGTCGAGGAGCGCCTGCCGCTGATCTTGGCCCAGAACTACCCCGATTTCGAGGTGGTGATCGTCTATGTGGGCCACGACTCGGATTTTTACGAGGACCTCGCGCGGCTCAAGCAGTCGTTCCCGCAGATCACCACGACGAAGATCCAGCTCGACCCGCGTTTTCCGATCTCGCGCAAGATGGCGCTCAACGTGGGCATCAAGTCGGCGCACTACGAGTGCATGGTCTTCACCTCGACCGACGCCGTGCCGCAGACCGACCGCTGGCTGTCGCTCATGGCCAAGGGTTTCATGCGCGGGGAGATTGTCGTAGGATATTGCGGTGTGGAACGCAGGAAGGGACTGGCAAACTACCTGATGCGCACCGGGCGGATGATGCAGTCCGCCGCGTGGATCGCCCGTGCCGTGCAGCGCCGTGCCTACCGGGGAACGCTGCACAACTACGGATTCACCAAACGCATCTACTTCGGGGCCAACGGCTTCAGCCACCTCAATATGAACATCGGCGAGGACGACCTGTTCATGCAGCGGGTCATGACCCGCGACAACGTGAGCGTCATCCTCTCGCCGCGCGCCACGCTGCGCGAAAAGACGTGGGGCGGCATGGGCTGGTGGATGAGCCAGTTGCGTTATTACGGCTCGGCGTTCCGCTTCTATCCGCAGGCGGTGCGCACCTACGTCGGCTGGGAGCTTTGGTCGCGGGTGCTTTTCTTCGCCACGGTGATCTGTGCCTTGGCGGTGATGCCTTTGGAGTACAAGATCGCAGCGCTGGCGCTGGTGGCCGTCCGTTACGTTGCCGTGGCTCTCGAGGTGCGGCGCGTCGCCCGGCGGCTGGGTGAGAGTGGGATCATGGGCCGCTATTTCATTTACGACCTGCTGAGTCCGCTGTGGGCCGCGGTGCTGTGGGTCATGCTGCTCCGCCGTGACGACCGCGTATGGAGATAG
- the tgt gene encoding tRNA guanosine(34) transglycosylase Tgt, translating to MKFTLQHKDSSSRARAGELRTDHGTIRTPIFMPVGTAATVKGIFHRDVRDEARAQIILANTYHLYLRPGMEIIEKAGGVHRFSTWEGPMLTDSGGFQVFSLAACRKLKEEGCHFRSHIDGSKHLFTPESVIDTERTIGADIMMAFDECPPGDAPREYAAKSLDLTERWLDRCFNQYHRTAPKYGHYQALFPIVQGCTYPDLRARAAENVKQYNADGYAIGGLAVGEPTEVMYEMIEVVDAILPEDRPRYLMGVGTPVNILEGIARGVDMFDCVMPTRNGRNGQLFTAEGVINIRNKKWEDDFSPIDPAGTAFVDTLYSKAYLHHLTVCGEMLAAQIASLHNIAFYLRLVGAAREHIVAGDFAAWKEGMVAKLQKRL from the coding sequence ATGAAATTTACCCTGCAACATAAAGATTCGTCGTCCCGCGCCCGCGCGGGCGAACTCCGGACCGACCACGGCACGATCCGCACCCCGATCTTCATGCCCGTGGGCACGGCGGCCACCGTCAAGGGCATTTTCCACCGCGACGTGCGCGACGAGGCGCGTGCCCAAATCATTTTGGCCAACACCTACCACCTCTACCTGCGTCCCGGCATGGAGATCATCGAAAAGGCCGGCGGCGTACACCGTTTCTCGACATGGGAGGGCCCGATGCTCACCGACAGCGGCGGGTTTCAGGTTTTTTCGCTGGCGGCATGCCGTAAGCTCAAGGAGGAGGGGTGTCACTTCCGCTCGCACATCGACGGTTCGAAGCACCTCTTCACGCCCGAAAGCGTGATCGACACCGAACGGACGATCGGCGCCGACATCATGATGGCCTTCGACGAGTGTCCCCCGGGCGACGCCCCGCGCGAATACGCCGCCAAGTCGCTCGACCTCACCGAACGGTGGCTCGACCGGTGTTTCAACCAGTACCACCGGACCGCGCCGAAATACGGCCACTACCAAGCTCTGTTCCCCATCGTGCAGGGATGCACCTACCCGGATCTCCGGGCCCGGGCAGCAGAGAACGTAAAACAATACAACGCAGACGGTTACGCCATCGGCGGACTGGCCGTCGGCGAACCGACCGAAGTGATGTACGAAATGATCGAAGTGGTCGACGCCATACTGCCGGAGGACCGTCCCCGTTATCTGATGGGAGTCGGTACGCCGGTGAACATCCTCGAAGGCATCGCACGCGGCGTCGACATGTTCGACTGCGTGATGCCGACGCGCAACGGCCGCAACGGGCAGTTGTTCACCGCCGAGGGGGTCATCAACATCCGCAACAAGAAGTGGGAGGACGATTTCTCGCCCATCGACCCCGCAGGAACGGCTTTCGTCGACACGCTCTACTCGAAAGCCTACCTGCACCACCTGACGGTCTGCGGCGAAATGCTTGCGGCGCAGATCGCCTCGCTGCACAACATCGCCTTCTACCTGAGGCTGGTGGGTGCGGCCCGCGAGCACATCGTCGCCGGGGATTTCGCGGCGTGGAAAGAGGGGATGGTCGCCAAACTGCAAAAAAGGCTCTAA
- a CDS encoding LptF/LptG family permease yields the protein MKMRFPGFKILDRYILGKFLTTYFFSIAMIIVIVVVFDYVEKIDDFTELHAPLKSVIFDYYLNFIPYFINQFSGLFTFIACIFFTSKMAYQTEIVAMLSGGMSFRRLMWPYFLGAFIIASLSLTLNLWLIPISQRHIVNFEQQYIKRKQNTKFNRHIYRQIEPGIFAYIRGYNDGARQASFFALERYDSGTMTHSLEASDVKFNPETRRWTAPRYTKREFDSLGMERFEQFRNLDTLINLDVTELGEINDLIQTMNITELNEFLDQQRAKGSDSINIIEVEKHARYAYPLSTFILTLIGVSLSSRKVRGGTGLHIGIGTGLCFSYILFNRFFEEFAKSGTLPPGLAVWLPNIIYLFIAVYLYRKAPK from the coding sequence ATGAAAATGCGTTTTCCGGGGTTCAAGATCTTGGACCGTTACATACTGGGGAAGTTCCTCACCACCTACTTCTTCTCCATCGCCATGATCATCGTCATCGTGGTGGTCTTCGACTATGTGGAGAAGATTGACGACTTCACGGAGCTGCACGCACCCCTGAAATCGGTCATCTTCGATTACTACCTCAACTTCATCCCCTACTTCATCAACCAGTTCAGCGGCCTGTTCACCTTCATCGCCTGCATCTTCTTCACCTCGAAGATGGCCTACCAGACCGAAATCGTGGCCATGCTCTCGGGCGGCATGTCGTTCCGCCGGCTGATGTGGCCCTATTTCCTCGGGGCATTCATCATCGCCTCGCTGTCGCTGACGCTCAACCTCTGGCTGATCCCCATTTCGCAGCGCCACATCGTCAATTTCGAACAGCAGTACATCAAGCGCAAGCAGAACACCAAGTTCAACCGCCACATCTACCGCCAGATCGAACCCGGCATCTTCGCCTACATCCGCGGCTACAACGACGGAGCCCGCCAAGCGTCGTTCTTCGCTCTGGAACGCTACGACAGCGGCACGATGACCCATTCGCTCGAGGCTTCCGACGTGAAATTCAACCCCGAGACCCGGCGCTGGACCGCACCGCGCTACACCAAGCGCGAATTCGACTCGCTGGGGATGGAGCGTTTCGAACAGTTCCGCAACCTCGACACGCTGATCAACCTCGACGTCACGGAGCTGGGCGAGATCAACGACCTGATCCAGACCATGAACATCACCGAGCTCAACGAATTCCTCGACCAGCAGCGGGCCAAGGGTTCCGACTCGATCAACATCATCGAGGTCGAGAAACACGCCCGCTATGCCTATCCGCTCTCGACGTTCATTCTCACACTGATCGGCGTCTCGCTCTCCTCACGCAAGGTGCGCGGCGGCACCGGCCTGCACATCGGCATCGGCACGGGACTCTGCTTCTCGTACATCCTCTTCAACCGTTTCTTCGAGGAGTTCGCCAAGAGCGGAACCCTCCCGCCCGGGCTGGCCGTGTGGCTGCCCAACATCATCTATCTGTTCATTGCCGTCTACCTCTACCGGAAGGCGCCGAAATAA
- a CDS encoding PASTA domain-containing protein, which produces MEKRPNYLSRLRQNPLLWNLTLIVALILAAAIAAHILMRAGTRHGARRTVPDFSGVALHDAQRIARKHDLQLHINDSLFVPAYEGGIVLDQLPEGGVEVKPGRTVYITINSFRQKMVPVPYVAGRSLRQAKNMLEIAGLEIAELVYRPDIATNYVLEEYCDGKQITQSTRMEAEMGSGVTLYVGVESGRETTVVPRLVGLPLMQAKGRLWELGLNVGKVDFDEGVNLLNQKDTRVYVQIPGAERSATLGSKVDLRLTLDGAKVDKHRAEAEKQAQAAAEERRLAEQQLADSLAQAALEEAVEPAAEQPANDNEGFFD; this is translated from the coding sequence ATGGAGAAACGCCCCAATTACCTCTCCCGGCTCCGGCAGAACCCGCTGCTTTGGAACCTCACGCTGATCGTCGCCCTGATCCTTGCGGCAGCCATCGCCGCCCATATCCTGATGCGGGCCGGCACGCGCCACGGAGCGCGGCGCACCGTGCCCGATTTCTCGGGCGTCGCGCTGCACGACGCCCAGCGCATCGCCCGCAAGCACGACCTGCAACTGCACATCAACGACTCGCTGTTCGTCCCCGCCTACGAGGGCGGCATCGTCCTCGACCAGCTCCCCGAAGGGGGTGTGGAGGTGAAGCCCGGACGCACGGTCTACATCACCATCAACTCCTTCCGCCAGAAGATGGTTCCCGTGCCCTATGTGGCCGGACGTTCGCTGCGTCAGGCCAAAAACATGCTGGAGATCGCCGGACTGGAGATCGCCGAACTGGTCTACCGCCCCGACATCGCCACCAACTATGTGCTGGAGGAGTACTGCGACGGGAAACAGATCACGCAGTCGACCCGCATGGAGGCCGAGATGGGCTCCGGCGTAACGCTTTATGTGGGCGTCGAGAGCGGTCGCGAAACGACCGTCGTGCCGCGGCTGGTGGGACTGCCCCTGATGCAGGCCAAGGGCCGCCTCTGGGAACTGGGGCTCAACGTCGGGAAGGTCGATTTCGACGAGGGGGTCAACCTCCTCAACCAGAAGGATACGCGGGTCTATGTCCAGATTCCGGGCGCGGAACGGAGCGCAACGCTGGGTTCGAAGGTCGACCTGCGGCTGACGCTCGACGGAGCCAAGGTGGACAAACACCGGGCCGAGGCCGAGAAGCAGGCGCAGGCTGCCGCCGAGGAGCGCCGGCTGGCCGAACAGCAGCTTGCCGACTCACTCGCGCAGGCGGCATTGGAAGAGGCTGTGGAACCGGCCGCGGAACAGCCCGCAAACGATAACGAAGGATTTTTCGACTGA
- a CDS encoding RluA family pseudouridine synthase, whose translation MTDERPIEELDPEVIPADGEDEEEAGLYEHFAVTADKGQTPMRLDKFLTVRMEHCSRNRIQAAADSGNILVNGKAAKSSYKVKPLDRIQIVMPYPRREVELRAENIPLDIPYEDKWLLLVDKPAGMVVHPGVGNYDGTLVNALMYHLNEQGIPAEEQNRAGLVHRIDKNTSGLLVIAKDEQTHARLAKQFFDHTIQRRYVALVWGNFEEDEGTITGNIGRSPKDRQKMFVFADGSDGKHAVTHWKVLKRYGYVTLVECRLETGRTHQIRVHMAWIGHPLFNDERYGGDRILKGTTFAKYRQFIDNCFAVMPRHALHARLLGFEHPATHEEVLFESPLPADFQALLAKWDTYVSTAKEIEEN comes from the coding sequence ATGACCGACGAACGCCCAATCGAGGAACTGGACCCGGAGGTGATCCCGGCGGACGGGGAGGACGAAGAAGAAGCGGGCCTCTACGAGCACTTTGCGGTGACGGCCGACAAGGGGCAGACCCCCATGCGGCTGGACAAGTTCCTGACCGTAAGGATGGAACACTGTTCGCGCAACCGCATTCAGGCGGCGGCCGACAGCGGCAACATCCTCGTCAACGGCAAAGCGGCCAAATCGAGCTACAAGGTCAAGCCGCTGGACCGCATCCAGATCGTGATGCCCTACCCGCGGCGCGAGGTGGAGCTCCGGGCCGAAAACATCCCGCTGGACATTCCCTACGAGGACAAATGGCTGCTGCTGGTCGACAAACCCGCCGGAATGGTCGTCCATCCGGGGGTGGGCAACTACGACGGGACGCTGGTCAATGCGCTGATGTACCACCTCAACGAGCAGGGAATCCCGGCCGAGGAGCAAAACCGCGCGGGGCTGGTGCACCGCATCGACAAGAACACCTCGGGACTGCTGGTGATCGCCAAGGACGAGCAGACCCACGCACGGCTGGCCAAGCAGTTCTTCGACCACACGATCCAGCGCCGCTATGTGGCCCTCGTGTGGGGCAACTTCGAGGAGGACGAGGGGACCATCACGGGCAACATCGGCCGCAGTCCCAAGGACCGGCAGAAGATGTTCGTCTTCGCCGACGGTTCGGACGGCAAGCACGCCGTGACCCACTGGAAGGTCCTGAAACGCTACGGATATGTGACCCTCGTGGAGTGCCGCCTCGAAACGGGACGCACGCACCAGATACGGGTACACATGGCATGGATCGGCCATCCGCTGTTCAACGACGAGCGCTACGGCGGCGACCGCATCCTCAAGGGCACGACCTTCGCCAAATACCGCCAGTTCATCGACAACTGCTTCGCGGTGATGCCGCGCCATGCGCTGCACGCCCGCCTGCTGGGCTTCGAACACCCCGCGACGCACGAGGAGGTGCTGTTCGAAAGTCCCCTTCCGGCCGATTTCCAAGCCCTGCTGGCCAAATGGGACACCTATGTCTCAACAGCAAAGGAAATCGAAGAAAATTAA